One genomic window of Aethina tumida isolate Nest 87 chromosome 3, icAetTumi1.1, whole genome shotgun sequence includes the following:
- the LOC109601096 gene encoding early endosome antigen 1, which produces MADALVQLIKSELPNFTITKEKLLHPTSQLVTQFYSEFIASITQFIVQLGSEELTGFNDDPDLNEFPPEIVVYAKVSKIFSLYEAHGHDSKNKFTLYDIYNPQPKRFKTFCQVCVHCLMFFRNFVNNSNICRELLEIEKETESLHEQREQKLQEINKNAQLIVELEDQEQELLDQKKSVEQTYEEMLDTKKAREMHYEMKQNEIENLTQETDCLAAELDEIRKSHSLLQSQITTQSEYDNLLSILNRLKEEARDLEGYNENIGEGLESENNVLKHLEVCKSLVTSLLHINFQKLEELPQCKVECKTLLNDKNEFYQNLGEIQAHHQILEDTCNHLKQAVTSIQKECDKHFKIMEEDILKGEINLSKLKKEKQKKYNELMDTKDQYTLENFKCKESYAQLQKKLDSDYNKILQLERDATEKFSKQIAKLQKASENF; this is translated from the coding sequence ATGGCTGACGCCTTGGTGCAGTTAATCAAAAGTGAATTACCAAATTTCACTATTACCAAAGAGAAGCTTCTACATCCCACCAGTCAGCTAGTGACGCAGTTCTACAGTGAATTCATTGCATCCATAACCCAATTCATTGTCCAACTGGGCAGTGAAGAACTGACAGGTTTTAATGACGACCCCGACTTAAATGAATTCCCACCCGAAATCGTCGTGTACGCCaaagtatcaaaaatattctcCCTGTACGAGGCTCACGGACACGACAGCAAGAATAAGTTCACCCTGTACGACATTTACAACCCTCAACCGAAACGCTTCAAAACATTCTGCCAAGTGTGCGTACACTGTTTGATGTTTTTCAGAAACTTCGTGAATAACTCCAACATATGCAGGGAACTTTTAGAAATAGAGAAGGAAACCGAAAGCCTTCACGAACAAAGGGAGCAGAAATTgcaggaaattaataaaaatgctcaACTCATAGTCGAATTGGAGGACCAAGAACAGGAGTTGCTGGATCAAAAGAAATCAGTGGAGCAAACTTATGAGGAGATGTTGGACACTAAAAAGGCAAGGGAGATGCATTACGAGATGAAGCAGAACGAAATCGAGAATTTAACTCAGGAGACTGATTGTTTGGCTGCTGAGCTGGATGAAATAAGGAAGTCTCACTCCCTACTTCAGAGCCAAATCACAACTCAATCGGAGTATGATAACTTGTTAAGTATACTTAATAGGTTGAAGGAGGAAGCCAGAGACTTAGAAGGTTATAATGAAAACATTGGTGAAGGTTTAGAGAgtgaaaacaatgttttaaaacacCTTGAAGTGTGCAAAAGTCTTGTGACTTCTTTGCTacacattaattttcaaaaattggaaGAATTGCCACAATGTAAAGTTGAATGTAAAACGTTGTTGAATGATAAGaatgaattttatcaaaacttGGGTGAGATTCAGGCACACCATCAGATTTTAGAGGACACCTGTAACCATCTAAAGCAAGCTGTGACAAGTATTCAGAAAGAATGTGACAAACACTTCAAAATTATGGAAGAAGATATATTAAAAGGAGAAATCAATttgtctaaattaaaaaaggagAAACAGAAGAAGTATAATGAACTGATGGATACCAAAGATCAGTATACTTTGGAGAATTTTAAGTGTAAGGAAAGTTATGCGCAATTACAAAAGAAACTTGAtagtgattataataaaattttacaactgGAGAGGGATGCAACTGAGAAATTCTCCAAGCAAATAGCCAAATTACAGAAAGCTTCAGAGAATTTTTAG
- the LOC109601104 gene encoding delta-latroinsectotoxin-Lt1a encodes MSSNFGPPDSSDDEFSGISDDGGYEDFKGRIKKAHVNQQDKLTPEQIAQRDRKRQLQDFYNAVSWGDKKYCFEQLNKGFDVNQDLESGWTPLLLACSYGQLELVDEFIKLGADVNYEKNGHTPLMLACNCPNYTTNFSKSLQIIQKLVENGADVNKTDRKRMNALMFAASNGNLEAIKYLLPLCDKNSKDNQDWTPLFWAINGKHENVVKFLLEQGVDYTKNDVRGFTPVELAKYNDLDSIVALFPEDVYEITDFNAYYSNALEECSNNKPKFFWDVCNILIATRSDALLKLFHDKDLSLLDFLSLTDQELKELGVEMPYQRRRILSGIHRFHKHIWNNNSLLKIKKKEAYSNIDLATQLVTTIKQVIAMEASIKYITKNYNGLTVEEVKLTKENIHKIKMELGLLDTVSKQLLTKTSKWDNMIEPADLITRKSLWYRMPWWKIYFGGLLCSIIAIVKYRR; translated from the exons ATGTCTTCCAATTTTGGACCCCCAGACTCCAGCGACGACGAATTCAGCGGCATATCCGACGACGGTGGCTACGAAGACTTTAAA GGGCGAATTAAAAAGGCACACGTAAACCAGCAAGATAAATTAACGCCTGAGCAAATAGCTCAACGCGACAGGAAAAGACAGTTGCAGGACTTTTACAATGCTGTTAGTTGgggtgataaaaaatattgtttcgaacaattaaataaag gATTCGATGTTAATCAAGATTTAGAGTCAGGCTGGACACCACTTTTGTTAGCGTGTTCTTATGGCCAATTAGAGCTTgttgatgaatttattaagttgGGGGCTGACGTAAATTATGAGAAAA ATGGTCATACACCACTAATGTTGGCTTGTAATTGTCCTAATTACACAACCAATTTCTCTAAGTCACTGCAAATCATtcaaaagttggttgaaaacgGGGCAGACGTGAACAAAACTGATAGGAAACGTATGAACGCCTTAATGTTTGCTGCCAGCAATGGAAACTTGGAAGCCATTAAGTATTTGTTACCACTGTgtgataaaaatagtaaagatAATCAAGACTGGACA cctCTATTTTGGGCCATAAACGGAAAACACGAAAACGTTGTTAAGTTTTTACTTGAACAAGGAGTCGATTACACCAAAAATGATGTTCGAGGCTTTACTCCTGTGGAATTAGCAAAATACAACGACCTTGATTCAATAGTGGCTTTGTTTCCTGAAGACGTATATGAAATAACAGATTTCAATGCATATTATTCAAACGCTCTAGAAGAGTGCAGCAATAATAA GCCAAAGTTCTTCTGGGATGtgtgcaatattttaattgccaCAAGGAGTGATGCCCTTCTTAAATTGTTTCATGACAAGGATTTGTCACTTTTGGATTTCCTTTCTTTGACTGATCAAGAGTTGAAAGAACTGGGAGTTGAAATGCCATATCAAAGGCGGCGAATACTGAGTGGTATTCACAGATTTCATAAACACATTTGGAATAATAATTCactactgaaaattaaaaaaaaggaagCTTACAg TAATATTGATCTTGCCACTCAGTTAGttacaacaattaaacaagTAATTGCAATGGAAGCTAGCATAAAGtatattactaaaaactaTAATGGACTCACAGTGGAAGAGGTGAAGTtaactaaagaaaatattcataaaataaaaatggagttGGGCTTATTAGATACAGTTTCCAAACAGCTTTTAACAAAAACCTCCAAA tgGGATAACATGATTGAACCAGCAGATCTGATAACAAGGAAATCGTTGTGGTATAGGATGCCCTggtggaaaatatattttggtggGCTGTTGTGTTCCATAATTgctattgttaaatatagacgttga